The uncultured Carboxylicivirga sp. genomic interval GAGAGCTCTTTACGACCTTCAAACTGTGGAATCTTCGATCGATAAGATTCGTACGCTTAGAGGAGAGCTTCCTTTGGAGGTTCAGGATTTGGAAGATGAGATTGAAGGGTTGGAAACCCGTATGGGTAACCTCGACGGGGAAATCAAAAGTTTGAACGACGCCATCCTGGGTAAAAAGAACGAGATTAAAGAATCTGGTTTACTTGTTAAAAAATACGAAGCGCAACAAATGAATGTGCGTAACAATCGCGAGTTCGACTCTTTATCTAAAGAAATTGAGTTCCAGAAATTGGAAGTTGAGTTATGCGAAAAACGTATTAAAGAATTTACAGCTGAGCTAAAAAATAAAAAAGAAGTTGGTGAGTCATCAAAGCAATTGCTTGAAGACCGTAAAGCTGACTTAGCTGCTAAAAAGAAAGAGCTAGACGAGATTGTGGGTGAAACGCAAATGGAAGAAGAGCGTTTAGCTGAAAAATCAGAAGAAATTGCAAAAAGCGTACCTGAGCGTTTACTAACTGCTTTCCGTCGTATTCGTAAAAATGCGCGTAATGGTTTAGCCGTTGTAACAGTTGAGCGTGACGCTTGTGGTGGTTGTTTTAATAAAATTCCACCTCAAAGACAATTGGATATTGCTTCTCATAAAAAAGTAATTGTTTGTGAGTATTGTGGTCGTATCCTTGTTGACAGAGCGATTGGTGGCGAAGAAGCTGCAGAGTAATTTCTGCAAACAAAAAATACTAAATTGCAGCCGGACTATTGTCCGGCTGTTTTTGTTTATAATTATCTTGTTTTGATGAAGAAAATAGTATCCATTCTTCTAATTATACTTCCTGCAATTGTTGGGGCACAAAACAAAGCCTGGTTAAGTACACAAGCTCAGATTTGTCTTGACAAGACATATCAGTTTGAATACTTCGAAACGGGTTCTCTCGACGAAGATGAAATTTATTATATCAGTGCCTATCATCATTTTTTGCAATTTGTAAAAGATGAAGAT includes:
- a CDS encoding C4-type zinc ribbon domain-containing protein codes for the protein MANIDPKAKEKEMSVEERLRALYDLQTVESSIDKIRTLRGELPLEVQDLEDEIEGLETRMGNLDGEIKSLNDAILGKKNEIKESGLLVKKYEAQQMNVRNNREFDSLSKEIEFQKLEVELCEKRIKEFTAELKNKKEVGESSKQLLEDRKADLAAKKKELDEIVGETQMEEERLAEKSEEIAKSVPERLLTAFRRIRKNARNGLAVVTVERDACGGCFNKIPPQRQLDIASHKKVIVCEYCGRILVDRAIGGEEAAE